Within the Phaseolus vulgaris cultivar G19833 chromosome 9, P. vulgaris v2.0, whole genome shotgun sequence genome, the region AGATAAAGAAGTACCAATGCCCCTAGTAATAGAAAATATCGCCCTCGGTCTCCAATATTCCAAAGGCAAATCGTAGATTATAACCCAAGTCTGGGTTTTAGTGCTTTTCATAATAAATGGAACAAAATCTTTTGTCCAGGCAAACAATCTCAAGAAGCCAGGAGATAACGGTCATGGACCAACCCCGAGAACCCACTGCATGTCTTCTAAAGAAGAGAACTCGAACTCATAGAAACCCTTCCCAAGAGGGATTGCTTTCCACGGTCCAATAGCCTTCCATACAAgctgcaactttttagttaaatcaaGGTGTGTGAGTGGTTTATTCCCCTTAGCTAAAATGATCCGACCATGTAGATGGGTCTTGCAATCCTCAAGACCAGCCAAGAAATCTTCCTCTTCAACACGAACAACAACCATGTCTCCCTTGATACAAGGAGTAGGTAGTTGGGACAAAGGAATGTCGCATATATCTCCCAAAGCTTGAGGATGTTTTCTTTGATTCTatcattgtttttttattaggaGTCACATATATATCCTTCAAATAGCCCCATAGGATGAGGAAACTTGCAGAATCCTCGATCATTCTCAAAGGCGACCAATTTTCCCTAAAGCGGATAGTCTACACCTCCACGCCGCAACGAAAAATTGTCGCACCTCCGCACTGCACTACAGCGATTGCCACACCCGCCCAGCACCCCATCGTCACCAGGGTCAGCACTCATGGAACTGCAGCACGCGCAACCACCACGACACTGCGTCGCCACCAACGCGTGCGTCTCCCCACACGCAACCACCACGTTTGCGTCCTTCTGTCGTTGCACTCCACTCCGTCACGAAGGGAGCCTCATTGCAAACGTCGTCACACAGAAGCGACCAACATCTCTTTACTTTTCTTATGTGGACCTTATAATTCCCCATTCCATGCAACATACCTTTATAAAATTCAAGTGCATAATCACCTAATTATAATTGACTAATCGATGTAAATAAGTGTTAAGATAAACATCTCTCCTTAACTCTCGTAATCAACTTTGcatgtatattttaatttctttattttatttcatgattttttgtaTTGATTAGGgctaaaaaaattcatacaCATAATTTTGTCTACTATTCCTTACATAATTCACTTAAAATCCTAATAATAAAAGGGTATGAattcctataaaaaaaaattgagagagTTTCTTACATTTTTTTGGCAAAAATCAAATATAACAACAAAGTGATATCGTCAAACAATTATGCTCAAACTTGGACTTAACTTAATTATAAAGTTCATCACTATATGAATATAAAATTCATACTCTTTTGATAACGAGGATTGTTACTATCCATGTTAAGTAGGTTTTTTGAAATTGTCAATCTTTCATGTGTATGACaaacttttatttatagttttcaaaaaaatatttgttgtgaGCAATGCTTATGATTTCTTTGTGTAAGAGCTTTTCAATAAGGATGTTCGATTTTAATCTGACACTTCAATTTGATATCTTTTTGTTGAGAAAATTGTTTGAGAAACAATGTCGTTCGTATTGACCATaatgaaataattatatattactcACAGATTAAGTTGTGTGTTGATGTTAGAATCTACTTTGAAAGCTTTGATAGTCTTTTTTAAAAGGTATGCGATCTTATAAGAATTCAATGTTGTATTCATCTATTTCTATCAAAATTGTCTAACTCTTATGCATTCATCACTTTTTGTAGAACTTGTCTAGTCTCTAGTTGTTTACTTTTAATAAATAGAACTTGTCTAATCTCTAGTTGTTTACTTTTAATAAAGAGACTTAACTTGACGATCAGCTTTACAAATccattaaataaacaaaaacttaatattgtttattctaaaaaaaatatcatataatcATCAAAATTTTATGTAACTTTTTGGTAATCATATTAATATAGACTTGTGTCTAATCATTCATGGATTAACAATTATTCtcctaaatttttaaaatttaaattttttttaaccaaaataacatattttattataaaatatttcaaattctttATAAAACAGTTATCCTTTAAAAATTACTTATCCAAACGACCCATTAAAGAAAATTGATATATTTTGCATTTACTTGAATGAGGTTTGAGTTCATTTAATGTCTAAATAAATTACCCAACTTTTATAGCTCCCTAATTAGTATTGATATGTTTTCTAGAACACTGttaatataattcaaattcattaaaattaaaCGTGAAACCTACAACACTTGcagattttattatttctttcgacaatgtaacttttaattaattagaaaatatttaaaagcatGTATTAGAAATATGTTGGTAGGAATAGGATTCGTCCTTCACCATGGAGCTGGATATATCTTAGCTAGAATCCACCCTAATGGTAAGCCATGGAGCCAGGTGTATAGCAATGGTTGGGTGAAGGTGATATTTCAACCCCTCTCATCCATCACGCCGCGTGGCATTCATCGACCCCACAGAATCTTCTCCTAGCCAACAACAACGAAGAAATGGATTTGTGGATATATCACTGGGATAAAAGGATAAGCCAGAAACGCTCGTGGACCGTGCGATCTCAAAAATCGCGCGAATCTACGGTTGAACGCCAATAGAACATGCGAACCACAAGCATGACTCCGAAAGGAAAGTAATACATATGAAATAAGACTAAGCCACGCACAAAACAAAACCACCACATTTCCACATCTCTCTCTTCCACTGCCACTGCCACCGTCACTGCCACTGCCACTGCCAGTGTCATCAGCATGGCCACCGTCACCACCCAAGCCTCCGCCGCCATTTTCCGGCCATGTGCCTCAAAATCTAGGTTTCTGACGGGGTCTTCTGGTAAACTGAACCGGGAAGTAAGTATGAGGCCAATGGGGTGCCCACCATCTGCTTCTTTCAAGGTTGAAGCCAAGAAAGGAGAGTGGTTGCCAGGCTTGGCCTCCCCAACTTACCTTAATGGCTCGTAAGTGCTAATTATTCTATTCATAACTCTTTTCTCACTCATAATTACACTGTTTATTTTTCTATCGATGAGCTTCAACTTATTTATAGAACAAAGTATAACTCACAGCAactattttatttgtaattgaaCCAAATTCTGTGCATATCCTATTTTTCGAGCTGAAAATGGGTTGATAATTATTAACTGGTGTTCTGTGGTGGTGATAGTCTTCCTGGTGACAACGGGTTTGACCCTCTGGGGCTTGCTGAGGACCCAGAGAACTTGAGGTGGTATGTTCAAGCTGAGCTTGTGAATGGAAGATGGGCCATGTTGGGTGTTGCAGGAATGTTGCTTCCTGAGGTTTTCACCAAACTTGGAATCATCAATGCCCCTCAATGGTATGATGCAGGGAAAGCGGAGTACTTTGCATCATCCTCCACCCTCTTTGTGATTGAGTTCATCCTGTTCCATTATGTGGAGATCAGAAGATGGCAGGACATTAAGAACCCTGGCAGTGTCAACCAAGACCCCATCTTCAAGCAATACAGCTTACCCCAACATGAATGTGGATACCCTGGTAGTGTATTCAACCCCTTGAACTTTGCACCAACTTTGGAGGCCAAGGAGAAGGAACTTGCCAATGGTACATGCTTTATTATCTCTTCCTAAACAGTTCATTAATCTATGAGTTCAAAATACTATGTTGGTACCATGTTTAATCATATATGCTGTTTCTGAGTGCGGTTTGGTTTGCCATTTGGAATCTgatgtataataattttaactGGATGTGGATCATGGAGTCTTGTTTAACATAATCCTAAATCAAACCAAATAAGCACATAACTGAGGTTTCTATTTGTAGAACTGTTGAGCTAACCTTGTTTTGGTTATAATTTGTGTAGGGAGATTGGCTATGTTGGCATTCTTGGGATTCATAATTCAACACAACGTGACAGGGAAAGGACCATTTGACAACCTCTTGCAGCACCTCTCTGACCCATGGCACAACACCATCATCAATACAATCCGTGGCTACTAAGTTTGTATCCAATGACACATGATGATAAGCCTGTGTCCTTCTCGTGTAATCCTCAATGGGTGAATTTTGAGACAGATTTGGGCATGATTGTAATGATCCATCTATTTTCATGTACAGAGGAACTCAGATGGTTTTATATTGTGGTTTAGATTCAACTCAGTTAATCACAAATCAAgcatcatatttaaaaaaaaaaaatcaaaattcgaATACAGTATTTCTGAAGTATGTAAAATTGAATTCCagttttaacaaaatttaaatttataagttGGATCACTACATGGAATTTCAGAACACATCTGGTGGCTAAAACTAAATCTAAATCCCaacacaaaaaaacaaatatatttttgggaAATCAACTTTTGGCTTATCAACACTTAACTAAGACTACCCTcaaattgcattttaatttcttCCTTTTATAGAGGCAATTGATTAATCGTGATAGGCTACCGTATTCTTGTCACTTAATGTTTTCATATTCCTGTCTAATctgaaatataatttaaacGAGAAAGGATATGAAAACGTCTATAGTGATATATAAATTTGTACACGTTACATTGACAcctattataatttaaatgattttatggtTACTAGATGATCCAATATGATATAATGCAATCTATACTTCTATTCCTTTCTTCAAACATCTcatactttaaaaatatttaaattaatttttgatatttttcattaaacattCTTTTAATTTCAGAATGTAAAATTCAGAGACTTTTTATATTATagaattacaaaattaaaatttaagattttttttaattttagattatataatctgaaacataaaatttgtattttggattgtagaatctaaaatatatattttcataattttttaaacaatggGCTTGCAAGAAAAAATTATGGAGATGCTAGAAGAAATTGcctttttatttatgattagGGGGTCGACAACTAGTCCACTCTTATATAAGTTGGGTGATGAGTTTAGTATAGATGACTTGAGACCCAATTCAAGATTCACTCTTATATTTGTTATGGATAAATTgtgttatgttattttttatattttgaattagtttGAAAAATCTTGTTATGACTTAGCTTATTGACTTACTTAAAaccttgaattatttttttaaatattgtattattttataattagttgatacttgaaaattataatttttaataaaaaagaaagtttttcaaaatatcaacTCAATTAACCTAACCAAATCTAATTCAAGAAATAATAATGTGTGCTTATCTCTAAAAgtctctttgatttttttttctttttaattggtTTAATATTGAGTTCAAACCTTTTGAGAGACGTTCATATTCTCTGTATCATGAATTCCTAATATTCCTACCCAAAGAGAATTCAAATTCAGGAGTGATACATTTTCAACAAACAtactttacattttttttcaaacaactCATGAAACATATACTACAACTTTAACTCACTATGAGCTATGAGCTATGCTTCAAATTAGAAGGAGAGATAAATTTCTATAACTCCTATAAAACATTTCATAAAACATAATGCTATAAAGATCACTACATACAAGGACTATATCTAAGTTAAAAAATTGTGACTTCAAAAATAGCTCACAAGGAAGGTTCAAAAGGCAACATATTTCTTTGGAAAATAATTCCAAGGGTTAGGGTTTCAAAAACCATGATCTTATATGTTAGATCAAAGTTCAACAAACCATTtgtattattttgattttgttcttAAACAACAAAGCataacatattattttttttagcatCAAATTAAGTCATATATAAGTGCTTAGTTTAGCCTAATATACGTAAGTTGCATGAGTGAATAGATGCAAGCATTACTTTTTGTGTGCTTCATCTAACAGATGGAGGGCTTTGTGTATATTCTTCGTTTGATAAGCTTTTGTTTGGACAAATGCAAACTTTTTCTGATAAACGCAAGCCTTGAGTATGTTAGAGAAAAATCCACCAGACCCTATTTGTTTCGattaagttttattaaaaaaaaactaagtatAAAGCATGATTGTGCTTCGTCTATTAGACACAAGCTTATTTCTTATCATCAGATCATGTAAAACACAAGTGCTTCATTTGATAAGCAAAAGTCTTAATCAAACAATGCAAAGACAATTATTAAGCTAACATTCTTTtcgaatattatatatatttatatgagtTTGTAGAGAATGTCTTCGTCTCGCAAGAAGATCTCAAAATATCACATCAAAGATATCTTGGAAGACACCATAAAGTTGTTGCACGCTAGCAAGCATTTTGACGCACCTTCTGTCTAACTTGTAAAGACTACTTGTTGTGCACGATCTCTGACTTAGGTCCACTTAGTCGCATCAATTTTCAAGATGTTGCTtgaagaaaaagataaggacTTAATGCTGCTAGAAGCGCATTTAACGCATCTCTCCATATAAGCATGGGTAGACATAAGAATAAGGCTTCTTTCAAGATCTCAACAGGCATAAAAAATTGCGCAAAAATTCCTTTCTCAACATAGTATATAGATAAAtccttcaagttgaagaaaaatATACAAGTGATCATAAATGCAAAAATGATATCAATTTCGTTTCTTTAATCTCTAAGTGTCAAAGTCCACACGGGAACCATATTTGTGTTGAAATAGAAAAATAGTATAATGATTAAAGTTTATATATGTCATGAGATGCTAGCCTTCTCTAGTAAGCAAACCTTGTGATCTTTATGATCACATATCTATACAACCATTATTTGTTTAGCCATAAGTGGTTGGGTTCCAAAGAATAACTTTTGTCTTAGCTTGGAGCAGTTGTGTTCCAAAGAATACTCGTGTTCGTTAGGAGTAATTGTGTTCCAAATAATACTCAGTCTTAGATAGGAGTGGTTGCGGTCCAAATAATACTAGTTTTAGTCAGGAGTGGATGATGTTCTAATAAAACTCATTTGTATCTTGCAACCATTGTTTGCCTAGTGAAACTTAATTTGTTGATTGAGAATTGGATGTAGTATTTGTTAACAAATGAACTCGTATAAAATCCCAATGTAAATTcctttttatctcttatctaTTTAAATTACATGGTATTTAACTAAAACTAATATGAGAAGGAGATTTTTACgaaaacaagttttgaaaaCCATATTGGATAGTCCATTTGTCAAACTTGAAGTTGTGTATGAGTTTCTTCATTAGATACAATCTCTTAAGAAAGTCACTTAATAATGGGTTTGTCAAAAAAAATCATCGTCTGATTGTACTTTATCGAATGATATCTTACAAAAGTTGAAAAAAGTCTTAAAAACACAATTCAATCCTCTCTTCCTGTATATTGACATGTTTTTCATATGGTACATATCAAACCTATAAATGCTCATTACTTCTTCACTTTTTGAACATTAAGATCCATTGAAGAACGTACTAAAAGCTTCTCCACgcaaataaattttctaaaaaaggCGACATGCTAGTGGTATGGAATCAACCAACTATATTAGGTTATGCACTTTTCTCAAAGGTGGAAAGAAGTTACTTATACTAGTCGTGATGAGCCTTGTTGTGTCACAGGAGTTGTGCAAAGAAGTcatacatttttaattataacgtcaaaattatttaatgtgtCTCTAAGATCCTAGCATGGTCAAATGCAAGAAGAAGCAATAATAGAAGAAGACATTCACAACAACTCCAAAAGGATTTGCATAGTTCTTTTATTCTCAATTATATACAAAAAATACCTCTATGAAGAAGGAAAGTTGATGAAACTCTAGCAACAATAACACACTCTTCTAATCCTAAGAAATCCTTAACCTCTTCTTGTGAGGAAGAACATTGTTCGTGTTCATAGGGTTTTAGAAGAGTGTGATTCATCTTTGTATTCATGGTAAGATGTGACCCTCTTTCTAGGAAGTAACCTTGTGATCTTTTAGCTCACTTTCTTTGTAATCCTTTATTTTTATCCTGGAATggttatttttcaaaaatactcaagtttagCCAAAAGTGCTTGTAGTTCAAATCAATACTTGGTCTTAGCTAAGAGTGATTGTGTTCCAAGAAAATATCTGGTCTTAAACATGAGTGGTTGCATTCCAAAGAATACTCGATCTTAACCATAAATTGTTGTGTCAAATAATACTCATGTTTAACTAGGAGTAAATATGTCCAAATAATACTCATGTTTAGCCAGGAGTAGATATGTCAAAATAATATTCGTGTTTAACTAAAACTAGTTGAGGTTCAAAGAATACTCAATTGTATCTTGCAACATTAGTCTACCATAGTGAAACTTGATCATGTTGATAAAAAACTAGACATAATCTAGGTTTATCAGACAAATCAATATACAAAATTCTTTTGTAAATCTCTTTATCCCTTATCTTTTCATATTGCATATTATTAAATTGCATCTAACCTGAGGAAGAGAGTCTTGCATTTGTCAAGCTTGAAGTTGCGTTTGACGATCCTTGTTTAAACACAATCCTTTAAAAAACTACTTGATAGTGTGTCTATCAAGTATCAAACTAAAAAGGTTCATGTTTATCAGGCGAATCTTCTCGATAAGTTTTGAAATTTCTTAAAACACAACTCAACCCCTCCCTCCCCAAccccttttttatgtttttttggcAATTTTCGCATTTGGTATCTGAGCTTACCCTTTAAAGAATTGAGCGTCTTAAAATGTTTGGAGGGAAGATCAACGTGGCAAGAATGAAAGTAAAACAAATCATTGAGGGAGCATCCCTCATAAGGCCACCGGTGTTTCTAAGGATAAGATGGAGATGCGCATCAAGTCCACACATTATCAACTATGG harbors:
- the LOC137820611 gene encoding chlorophyll a-b binding protein P4, chloroplastic → MATVTTQASAAIFRPCASKSRFLTGSSGKLNREVSMRPMGCPPSASFKVEAKKGEWLPGLASPTYLNGSLPGDNGFDPLGLAEDPENLRWYVQAELVNGRWAMLGVAGMLLPEVFTKLGIINAPQWYDAGKAEYFASSSTLFVIEFILFHYVEIRRWQDIKNPGSVNQDPIFKQYSLPQHECGYPGSVFNPLNFAPTLEAKEKELANGRLAMLAFLGFIIQHNVTGKGPFDNLLQHLSDPWHNTIINTIRGY